CGCGCTTCGTACTCCGAGAGACCGAGGTCCCTGAGGCTGGCCATATCACTCACACCGAAGCCACGGGTAAAAACGAACCGGAGGTTTACACGCGTGTTTCGTTCTCCTGGTCCGTCGATTCGGTCCAGTCTCCCGGGCCGACTACGAGCCCGTGAGCGACGAGACGGCCGCCATCAGCTCGTCGGGCGTCGTCGCGTCGCGGGCGTCGTCGTCGACGCGGACCGTCGCGGTCCCCGCGTCGACGGCGGGCGCGGCGGGGACGACGACGGCCTCGTGGTCGCTCACGCGCAGCGCCGCGCGGTGGAGGTCCGAACCGGCTTCGTCGCCGACGGCGACGACCAGGTCCGACCGGGTCAGCCGCGCCGCCACCGAGCCGTAGCCGGCGACCTGGATACCGATCCGGTCCCACGCGCCCGCGAAGGCGGCGATCCCAGCGTGGGCCGCGTCGCGGTAGTCCGATGCGGTCCGTCCGGCGGCGTCTCCCTCGCCGCCGTCCGCATCGATCTCCGTCGCGCGGCAGAGCACCGAGAGGTCCAAGAGCGCCTCCGCCATCTCGACGCCGCCGTCCAGCGGCCGGAGCGGTTCGTCGAGGAGGCCGACGTCGACCTCGGGACCGTCGCGGAAGGCGCCCTCGGGCTCCTGGAGCGCGTCGACGGCCGCGTCGGCGACGCGGCGGGCGACGGCGAGCGGGTCGCCGGTCGAGAGCGCGTCGGGGCCGAGCACCTGCCGCGCGGTGGTGAACGCCGAGACCACGCGGGCGTGGTCTTCGAGGAGCAGTTCGGGCGGGGCGCTCCCCTCGGCGTCCCCGTCGGCGGTGTAGTGCGAGACCACGCCCTCGTCGTCGACGAACGCCCGGTTCAGAGTGTCGAGGACGCGCTCGGCGTATTCGGTAGCCCGGTCGTCGTCGGTGTAGGCGGCGAGCGTCAGGAAGGCGTCGGCCGCCAGCGCGTTCCCCCCGGCGTAGCCGGTCAGGTCGCGTCGGGGGCCGAACTCCGGCGCTCCGGCGTTCTCTCCGCCCTCGTCGTCTTCGCCGGCTTCACCGCCTTCGTCGACGGGGGCGACGCTCCCGCCGAAGGCGCTCCCGTTCCAGAGCCGATCGACGAGGAAGTCACGCGTGCCGACCGCCGGATCGAGCAGGTCGTCGTCGCCGGTGTAGAGGTAGCCGTTGGCGAACGCGCGGACCAGGGCGGCGTTGGCGTCCAGCACCTTCTCCGTGTGCGGATCCGTCCAGTCGCGGCCCTCGGCGTAGCGGTAGAAGCCGCCGCGCTCGCCGTCGTAGAGCGATTCGGCGATCGCGCCGAGCGTCTCGGTCGCCTGGTCGCGCGCCCGCTTGAGCGCGAACTCGATCGTCCGCGGGAGCGGGAACTTCGCGTCCGTTCCCCAGCCGGCGAACCGCGGGTCCCACTTCTCGTCGAGCTGGCCCGCCAGGTGCGACTCGATCCGCTCGTCGACCGGGCCGGCGGGGGTCGGCTCGCCGGCCAGCGCCCGCGGGATCCGCCCCGCGTCTTCCCCCGACTCCGTCCAGCGGTCGCGGACGGAGCCGAGGACCTGGCGCATCCCGTCGGGCGCGAGGTACGTCGCCCCCGAGATCACCTTCCCCGACGGCGTGCAGAAGACCGTCGAGGGGAAGCCGCCCATATTGTACCGCTCGCGGACCCGCGGCCGGCGGTCGATGTCGACGCGGATCGGGACGAAGCCGTCGTTGACGTTCGCGGCGATCCGCGGCTCCGCGTAGGTCTCGGCGTCCATCTCGTGACAGCTGTCGCACCACGTGGCCGTGAGCGCGAGCAGCACGGGACGGTCGGCGGCCGCTGCCTCCTCGAACGGCGCGGGGCCCCACTCGCGCCACTCGACGTGCGTCCGGTCGTCGGTCATACCCCCGCTCCGGCGTCGCCGGGGGTAAGCCCTTCGAGTAGGCGACGGCGACCGGAGCGACCGCGCCGACACAAGGGCTATGAACGGCGACCGCGAACGGGGGCGTATGCGAACGCGCTGGGTCATCGCGCTCCTCTTGGCGATCCCCCTCGCCGACACGCTCCTGTTGCTCCCGGTCGCGGGAGCGATCGGGTTCGTCCCGACGGTCCTGCTCGTGGTCCTCACGGGCCTCGTCGGAATGTTACTGGTCCGCGCCGAGGGCCGGCACACCCTCAGAAAGCTCCAGCGGAAGGCCGCGACGGGGGAGGTCCCGACCGATGAACTCCTCGACGGCGGGCTGCTCATCGCCGCGGGGGCGTTCCTACTCACGCCCGGCATCGTGACCGACGCCGTCGGCTTCGCGCTCGCCCTGCCGGTGACGCGCTATCCGATCCGCGAGGTCGTGAAGCGCTACGTCGTCCGGCCCTATCTGGACCGCCAGACCGGCGGCTTCGTCTCGGGCAACGTCTGGATCGGCGGCTTCCCGAGCGGCGACGACGACGTCGTGAACCTCGACCCCGAGGAGTACGGTCGACCCGGCGACGACAACTCCTGACGGGGCGCGTTCGTCGTCGACTCCACGTTGTCGGGGACGGCGTTTTCGCGGGACGGCACCACCGGACTGCCGAAAGGAAACTCTTAAACTACTCATCGAACTACGAGTAGATGCGCTCGCCTGGGCCAATAGCTCAGTCAGGTTGAGCGCTCGGCTGATAACCGGGAGGTCCACGGTTCAAATCCGTGTTGGCCCATCCAAATTCCGGCCCGTTCCGGGCCGGATGAAATTGGGGCCGGTAACTCCCCAGCCATCCAATTTCGGCGTTCTAACGAAACTGAGACGGTAGTCTCTCAGTTTGTTCGGGCAGGTTTCCTACCAACCCCCTCCGCAGTCGTGCGATTAGTCTTAGCCGAAGATAATCGGAATTACATTTCCTGGGGGTGGCTCCGGTGTACGCTCTCATCGCAGACTCTCACAAACTACCTCGGTGGTGAGCGGCCTTGACCCGTCCCGCTCGCTTCGAGACAAGAACCGACGGGTACGAACGCTGGCGTGCATGGGACCCTACTGATCAAAAGGAGAGGTACGTCTACGTCCACCAGTTGCTCTGTATCTCTGATGGGGCGGATCCGTATCTCGTCTTCTCAGACGGAGAATACCACGTTCATCACGGAAACCGGGTTCGATGGGATAACCGACCCTCGAACGTCTCTCTTCTCGCTTCTGATGAGCACGAGCAACACCACCGGGAACATCGATCCGGAGGCCGTCAACGGATCGCTCGCGCTGACGGGGGACAGCGATGTTAGCCAAGCACCTCGTCAACGATCTAATTCGTTACAAATGCCGGAGCTGTCTGGAAACCTGCGTTAATCGCCGGACAAGATCCTGTACTCGGTATCGTGAATGTGAGGGCTGTCACTCGGTACCCGTCCCTGATCGTGGTGAACCGATCGATCAGCTCCACCCTAATCTTGTGTGGGCTGCCTTCGCTCTCAGCTCTGGCTTCCTGCTTCCACCCCAGCCGACAGTACGTACCGAAGCCGAGGACGCTGCTGCATCTGAACCCCTTTCCCACGTATGAGCGCCGGGGGAGAATCGGGAGATGGTCCGAAAGCGGACTTGTCCTCCTCTCGGCACAGCAATGAAAACAAGTCTGTAAAACCCCCTACGGCCGATTCTCCGACATCTGATGAAGAGCGTATACAACACTGTGTACGTGAGTTCGTGAAGAAATATCCGAAGCGTTCCCGCCTCGATCTTGCTACAGGTGACCGGGTCAGGCTCCGGCGCGAATACGCGAACGTCGAATCTGTCGAGTGGGAGGAAGACCTCCGGCTATCTCAATCACAGCGAGAAAAGCTGCCCTTCGAACTCGATAGTCCAACGGGAACGACTG
This is a stretch of genomic DNA from Halobellus sp. MBLA0158. It encodes these proteins:
- a CDS encoding FxsA family protein, with amino-acid sequence MRTRWVIALLLAIPLADTLLLLPVAGAIGFVPTVLLVVLTGLVGMLLVRAEGRHTLRKLQRKAATGEVPTDELLDGGLLIAAGAFLLTPGIVTDAVGFALALPVTRYPIREVVKRYVVRPYLDRQTGGFVSGNVWIGGFPSGDDDVVNLDPEEYGRPGDDNS
- a CDS encoding DUF255 domain-containing protein, with the protein product MTDDRTHVEWREWGPAPFEEAAAADRPVLLALTATWCDSCHEMDAETYAEPRIAANVNDGFVPIRVDIDRRPRVRERYNMGGFPSTVFCTPSGKVISGATYLAPDGMRQVLGSVRDRWTESGEDAGRIPRALAGEPTPAGPVDERIESHLAGQLDEKWDPRFAGWGTDAKFPLPRTIEFALKRARDQATETLGAIAESLYDGERGGFYRYAEGRDWTDPHTEKVLDANAALVRAFANGYLYTGDDDLLDPAVGTRDFLVDRLWNGSAFGGSVAPVDEGGEAGEDDEGGENAGAPEFGPRRDLTGYAGGNALAADAFLTLAAYTDDDRATEYAERVLDTLNRAFVDDEGVVSHYTADGDAEGSAPPELLLEDHARVVSAFTTARQVLGPDALSTGDPLAVARRVADAAVDALQEPEGAFRDGPEVDVGLLDEPLRPLDGGVEMAEALLDLSVLCRATEIDADGGEGDAAGRTASDYRDAAHAGIAAFAGAWDRIGIQVAGYGSVAARLTRSDLVVAVGDEAGSDLHRAALRVSDHEAVVVPAAPAVDAGTATVRVDDDARDATTPDELMAAVSSLTGS